The proteins below come from a single Cololabis saira isolate AMF1-May2022 chromosome 2, fColSai1.1, whole genome shotgun sequence genomic window:
- the marveld3 gene encoding MARVEL domain-containing protein 3, translated as MPERGRDDQRSDAYADYKSRDNSHRGEHSLYDGQRGNQKPRHVELRSSSDDRRAKENQHREKRSASHNEPPPHGEHGHAGPSRMSRETSLHHSEGEYYEKQQRQALYNFRYIFTARGLCQLMELFLNLLIVICAGVPYSNNGGYRDLASLGGIYYYHFGGANAFTGADADRVKELDRLFHQLKRPPYVFTMACGGVLMIYACAMLALGVFRVPYRWPPVLLGEALVNFLIGLGYIPALAFYFIKLQETYNNPICKEREEMYKSKAHKGFECQFHGADIAGGLFGVVGVFLFIFGAVLAVRAFRSVRELKKQRANMEDHL; from the exons ATGCCAGAGAGGGGAAGAGATGATCAGAGGAGTGATGCGTATGCAGACTACAAGAGCAGGGATAACTCACACCGTGGAGAGCACTCTCTGTATGATGGTCAGAGAGGGAACCAAAAACCAAGACATGTGGAACTGAGAAGCTCTTCTGATGACAGGAGGGCCAAAGAAAACCAACACAGAGAAAAGAGAAGTGCCTCACACAATGAGCCACCTCCTCACGGAGAACATGGCCATGCAGGACCGTCAAGAAT GTCCAGAgagacttcactgcatcactcTGAAGGAGAATATTATGAGAAACAACAAAGACAAGCCCTGTACAATTTCAGATACATCTTCACTGCGAGAG GTCTCTGCCAGCTCATGGAGCTCTTTTTGAATCTACTTATCGTGATCTGCGCCGGGGTGCCGTACAGCAACAATGGGGGTTACCGCGACCTGGCAAGCCTTGGTGGAATCTACTATTATCACTTTGGTGGTGCCAATGCCTTCACCGGAGCGGATGCAGACAGGGTGAAAGAGCTCGACCGACTGTTTCATCAGCTCAAGCGGCCTCCATACGTCTTTACCATGGCCTGCGGTGGAGTTTTGATGATCTACGCCTGTGCCATGCTCGCTCTGGGGGTTTTCAGGGTCCCTTATCGCTGGCCCCCTGTGCTGCTTGGAGAGGCTCTGGTGAATTTCCTGATTGGTTTAGGTTACATCCCTGCACTTGCCTTCTACTTTATTAAACTGCAGGAAACCTACAATAATCCCATCTGTAAGGAACGAGAGGAAATGTACAAGAGCAAAGCGCACAAGGGCTTTGAGTGTCAGTTCCACGGTGCAGACATTGCAGGTGGACTCTTTGGGGTTGTGGGGGTGTTTCTGTTCATTTTTGGTGCAGTGTTAGCTGTCAGGGCTTTCAGGTCAGTGCGAGAGCTTAAGAAGCAAAGAGCAAACATGGAAGATCATTTATAA